DNA sequence from the Bradyrhizobium diazoefficiens genome:
GCTTGATCGACTGCGCGCCGGTCACCTCTGGAGAAGCGGTGCAAGGAATGTTGGTTCCTCGAAAATGTACAAACGAAAATTTCTCTAACCTGGATCAATAACGTTTGTGAATCGGCGACTGGCGATGGCGTCAGAACGGGATGCCATGCGGCAGCGGGGGTAGGTCCAGATGCCGGGCGACCGTTGCACCGGTGTCGGCAAAGCCGACACGCCGGCCGACAGCAGATGAATGTTCCCCGTTCCGAAGCAGGATGGGCACCTGCTCCCGTGTATGATCCGTACCAGGCCAAGTCGGGTCGCAACCATGATCGGCGGTGATCACCAGGAGGTCATCGCCCTTCAATCGCATCAGCAGCTCCGGAATGCGGCTATCGAAGGCCTCAAGCGCCGCAGCATAGCCGGCGACGTCGCGCCGATGCCCGTAGACGGTATCGAAATCGACAAAATTTGCGAATAGGAGGCCGCCGTCGGCCAGACCGGACAGGCCGTCGAGCATGCAATCGAACAGCGCATCGTTTCCATCGCCGCGGAGGTTACGGCCTGTGGCGCGATGGGCAAAGATGTCGTCGATCTTGCCGATCGTCACGATGTCGCGGCCGAGGTCCGCCGCAAAATCCAGCATGGTTTGCTCCGGTGGCGGAACGGAAAAGTCCCGCCGGTGCGCAGTCCGCCGGAACCCCTGCTGAGAAGATCCGATAAAGGGCCGGGCGATAACGCGGCCGATATTGAGAGGATCGACCAGCCGACGCGCCACCGCGCAGATCTCATACAGTCGGTCCAGGCCGAAGGCTTCTTCGTGAGAGGCAATCTGAAATACGCTGTCGGCGGAGGTGTAGCAGATCGGCTCGCCGCTCCGCATGTGACGCTCGCCAAGTTCATCGATAATGGCCGTGCCCGACGCGTGGCAGTTTCCGATGATGCCGGGGAGACCTGCCTCGCGACATAGGGCAGCTGTGAGCTCTTGCGGAAAGCAGGGAACCGTCTTCGGGAAGTAGCCCCAATCGAACGCGACGGGGACACCGGCGATCTCCCAATGACCGGATGGCGTATCCTTTCCTCTCGACAGTTCGCTGGCGCAGCCGGCGTGCGCATGCGAACAGGCACCCTCTAGTCCGGGTGGCACCCGGCCGGTGGCCAGCCGACAGGCTTCGCCGAGGCCCATCGCGACAAGATTCGGGAGACGAAGCGGTCCGCGGTCGTTGTCGGTCTGGCCACGCAGGCAGGCCTCTGCAATATGGCCGACCGTGTCCGCTCCCTCGTCGCCATAGCGGCTCGCATCGGGGGCTCCACCGATGCCGACGGAATCCATCACCACGATCAGGGCACGCATGTCGTTTCCTTGCTGGGCTCGTGGCCAAGCGAGGCGGAGAAACCGGTCTTATCGCAATACCGCTCCACCATCCGGGCGCAGAAATCGGCGAACTCGTTCACGTCCAGCGGCGGGCTGGTATGGTGAGGTGCGATGCCCCGATGTTCCGGCGTGAAGCAGAACGTCACCGTCACGTCAAATTCAGCGAGGGCGTCCATCTGGCGATCGAACCAGTCGAGCGCATTCGGGCGAAAGCTGTCGGCCCAGGACAGGCCGGTGCGAAGATGCCGGCATCCGACGCGGCGCAACCACAGTACCGCATCGTGCAGGCGATGATCCTCGAAATGAAACCATTGGCACAGCCCCATGGCTGGCGCATGGTCCGCAAAAGTTCTTAGCGCAGCCTTGGGCGTTCCGTCTTCGCGCAGCAAGCCCATGTGAAAGTGCCGGTAATAGGAGGAGCCTTCCGCCTCCTTGTGCCGCGTTGTCGCCTCCCAGGTCGAGGGAAGATCGTAGAGGCTGTACCAGTGAATGCGCGGGGCGCGCCCGTTCAGGAGCTCCGCGGTGCGTTGGAGTCCCCAGTCCTGCACCTCTTCGGCGCCGAACGAGGAGACGCCGACCTCCGTGACCCAGACCGGCAGCGAGGTTACGGCGGCGATCTCTGCGAGCTTACCCGGCCATTCCTGGATCTGCCACAGGTTCCAGTCGAGCGGGAATCCGTGTACGGCCACGGCATCTACGTGATCGAGTACGCCGCGCATCTGCATGTTGCGAACGAAGGACGGATCGATCGGCGAGATGCCGCCGAGCACGCGGGGCAAGCTCGGATGCGCGCTCCGGATCGCCTTGCCGGCGGCGATCGCAAGCTCGGCGAACTTCGCCCAGTCGGGATCGATCAGGATATCCCAATGCGACTTGTTGTTCGGCTCGTTCCAGATTTTTGCAGCTTCGATCATTTCACAGCACCCGCTGGATAGACTGCTCCGTCAGCCTGCGGGCGCGCCGTTCTCGTACAGAGATAGACCTCGTCCTCGGGATGGGCCGTAATGGCGAAACCGGAGCTGCGCAGCATGGCCTCGACGCAGGCGCGGTTGGGCACCCACCAA
Encoded proteins:
- a CDS encoding phosphopentomutase, which encodes MRALIVVMDSVGIGGAPDASRYGDEGADTVGHIAEACLRGQTDNDRGPLRLPNLVAMGLGEACRLATGRVPPGLEGACSHAHAGCASELSRGKDTPSGHWEIAGVPVAFDWGYFPKTVPCFPQELTAALCREAGLPGIIGNCHASGTAIIDELGERHMRSGEPICYTSADSVFQIASHEEAFGLDRLYEICAVARRLVDPLNIGRVIARPFIGSSQQGFRRTAHRRDFSVPPPEQTMLDFAADLGRDIVTIGKIDDIFAHRATGRNLRGDGNDALFDCMLDGLSGLADGGLLFANFVDFDTVYGHRRDVAGYAAALEAFDSRIPELLMRLKGDDLLVITADHGCDPTWPGTDHTREQVPILLRNGEHSSAVGRRVGFADTGATVARHLDLPPLPHGIPF
- a CDS encoding beta-xylosidase yields the protein MIEAAKIWNEPNNKSHWDILIDPDWAKFAELAIAAGKAIRSAHPSLPRVLGGISPIDPSFVRNMQMRGVLDHVDAVAVHGFPLDWNLWQIQEWPGKLAEIAAVTSLPVWVTEVGVSSFGAEEVQDWGLQRTAELLNGRAPRIHWYSLYDLPSTWEATTRHKEAEGSSYYRHFHMGLLREDGTPKAALRTFADHAPAMGLCQWFHFEDHRLHDAVLWLRRVGCRHLRTGLSWADSFRPNALDWFDRQMDALAEFDVTVTFCFTPEHRGIAPHHTSPPLDVNEFADFCARMVERYCDKTGFSASLGHEPSKETTCVP